In Botrytis cinerea B05.10 chromosome 3, complete sequence, the genomic stretch CTGTAGATAATAGCTGCAAGATTTACGTCATGATACCCAACTTAAGAGTCTTGTTTACGGATAATCATAATGTGCGGAAATTCCTAGATAATACCCGGGGTGGATGAAGGATGATGGGCATacaaggaaaaaagaaagatattggGCAGGAAGTTACCTTCAAAATGACATGGGTTGAGGGTTCCAGACTGAGAAGAGCGACGAGATATATCGAGTCGGTTAAAATTATTTCTAGCCACTGGTGAAGTGACCATAATATGGCAGTTATTTTCTTATCGTAATATTGGGCCAGATCTGATCAGAAATTTTGCAATAAACACGAAGATGTTGGCGGCCAGGGCCTTGAAACCTTTTATTTGAACTCCACATGAAATGTTAACTACCCAATGATATAATGTCCGTATCGTAAACCGAAACTCCGCCCCCAAAAGATTTCCGCCTCCACGCCAAGTTTTATCCCCGccattccaaaatccaaccTTCCGTCCATTTAAATCGAATgccaaatttcaatcttaCGTGCATCAGCAAGTACCGATCCCTGCTTTATCCCCTTACGCGCTCATACCATCTCTCCTGCGGCCCGTCTTAAGACTCTCGCAAACGAATCGGCACCGGACCCCAACCAACAGCAACTTCCCGCCCCCTCGCATACCTCTATAGTATCGATACTACTACCTGATTCTTGGGCCGAACTGAGCATGAGTCGGGCGTATGCATCTGTTAGTACATTGTCTAGTGGGCATAGGACGTATGTGGTAGGAATTGTGCGCCATGCTGCCATTGTCGTTCTGTGGTACAATGCGGATGTTGCTTGGGGGCGCATAATGTGTGCATACTAGGTGGCTTAGTAAAGAGTGCTTTGATATAGCTACAATAACTCACATATTCGGCATGCTCATGTGGTAAATCGTTGTAAAAGTATTGGATTGCCGACGCAGATGGAATAGACACAGTAACAGCCTTTTTCTAACGTTTAGTGAACGCAAGTTAGAATTCAATACAGGACAAGCGCAAAAGTCTAAACCGGAATGAGGAGCCAAAACTTCTCGACCAGATTATAACCGCGAGTATCATGGAACATGTCCGGcggaaataagaaatatgaGTTGATTGACTTACACGTGAAGTTGTATTACACTGCATATATGGTGGGAAAGAACTATAGTCTCCTTCTTCGCACATTTTGAAGCCCTCTTGCACAATCCATGCCATGACGAATACGATTCGTAGAACTCCACCTCTAAGGCCTCTTTGTGCCCTGTCTGTTTTCCCTAAGCCTTGCAAGGCATCGCCGCCTGGAACACCGGCATAAGAATGTAGGACCACAATGACATCGTGACCTGCCTCTACAAGATGTGACACTGAACTTCGAATTGCTCTAGTATCCTGAGCAGGATCGTTTGATGCGTGATTTCCATTCGCAAGTACTGACGGAAGCTGAACTGGAAGAACAGGATAACCGTAGTGACCGAGAAGGGTTCTGAGGGGATCAAATATAGCTGGAGTGTGGCAAAAGCCAGGAACGCACACGAACGTAGGCATAGACATCGAGACAGTTGATTCAGTGGtaaagatttgattgatgatgaaaacaaTATACTTCGAACAGTTGCTACATATATAGAGAAATTCATCTTTACACTCGGAATACCTCCAACAGTGTGCTGAGAAACCATGGCCATCAAAACAcgaattttcaattcatagTCATTGTAGACCCCCCCCGGACACCTCTGAGTCGAGGCTGCGGTCGCGCGAGTAATTCTTGCATCGTACAGTTATCCAATAATAAAGGACGACGGTACAATCTCCCAATCATAGCTCTTTTTAATGTTTCATAACCAATGAATACCCGCCACTTGTTTTCAGGCTACTCAATTAGAAAGTACATTCTCTCTGTAAATCTCGTGCCCGAAATTTTTAGGGGTAGAATTTACCTTCCCGGCCGATCGGATTTGGGTAGTATCCCTGGGATTCAACTCCTAAACCCGACGCTTAAGGCCATTTATGCCAGGGATCTCACGAGATATGCTTCGGGTTGAACCCCATCATCCACTCGTGTATGCCCAGCGCCACATTACAATGCAAATTTGGGTCTAGAAACCTTCAAAGGGGGGTGAGAAGATGACGAGCGAAAATAACAGTACAAAGTACAATGGTAAACTGAGAAGCTAAACAGCGGCAGTGCTAAGGAATAGTCGATGCTTCAAACCACAAATCATAACTCTTAAGATAGTTATAATGCATGAAGctctatatatatcacaGCTTTGTCATTTGTACGAGGGCACCTTGTGGCTCGATTGACGACTTTGCACTGCCTCCAACAGCTAACTCTAGGAACTGGTATTCGAATCAAAAACTGGCAGTATTCCCAGAACTAccaggaaaagaaagatgacaCAAAAAAACGCCAACATGAAGCTCGCCCGAACGCATTCGTGTTGGAGTATTTCCGGCACATTGGGTTTGAATCGTGAAAAGCTCGCCATCATGTAGATCAAAAGGCCCTGAACCCCTTGACCAGCTTGCGCGCGGAACGGTAGGAATGGGGCCGTATTTACTGCCGACTGTCAGCTTCTGCAAGCTCGTGTTTTATGATGCTGGATGCGTTTGTGTAAGAAGCTCTCAACGACTTGTTTCTATCGTCGGATTGTAAGACTAGTGTGGGATTCTTGGCTGGGCTGGCGTACCCGTTGGCCGTTGCACAAGGGTAGAATGATGACTCTTGAGACATTTTCAAAAGTACAGGAATAGTTCCAAATGATGTTGAACTTCTGTGTTTGTCTTGACTTAAGCAATCTAGGAATTCATAGTAAGAGTAAATTATTTAGGACGTCAGTGTTGGAAATTCTTGAATAAGAGAGCTGGGACGATAATGGCGGCGCGTGAAGAAGCCGCTTACTAAGGACAATCCAAAACGGAAACCGCCTATATTGACACCTCGTCAATGCTAAAATTACTCACTCAATGAAATGGCCAACAATTGCAActgtttcaatatttcttcgGCTCGTATGTCTCAGGGTCCGCGACAGAGTGACCAACAGAGACTTTACAAAATTTACGCGCCGGCTATGAATACCATATGAGGTAACCATGTATCTAGCACGAGTGGCGTATGAAAGCTTTACCGCCATTTTAGCGACTTCGCACGACAAACCTGCAGTCACTCAGTAGGTGACGGGGTTAGTCTCAGCTTCCTCCGACGAGGTTGGTGCGGATCGAGCCTTTCCGACGTCGGCATTGATTAAACTTCGCCGGCCATGAGATGAACGCTTGGCAATGTGCTGTACAGAGTATGTAGTTCTACGCCTACGGTAATATGGTCGGCAGCAATCTAGGAAGAAGTGAATTACTGGTGGTTTAACCCCGGCCTAATATCAATTCGCTCCGAGGTCGATTTCATTGTCAAGAACAGCCAAGCTACTAGAGTCGTGGTGCCTGCACTgtcttctgcttctttttTGTCTCCTGTCCTGCAAGTGTCTCGATTCGTAGTTTGTACTCCGAGATTCAAACCTAACGACGTGCGGGGTTTGGTGGAGATGCGGGGTTTAACCAATGATCCGAGCCGAATCTACAAGTacgtacctaggtacttgaGTATACATAACTTTTGCATTTGTtgattctttccaaaagcAAGCAGGATCGGCCAGTGCTAAAGCTCTGTATAATTCCCCTAAGCCGCTCACAGGAAGACGGCAGAACATTTTCAATTACATCACAAACTATATTAGATGGTCTTATCTCCGCAAATAGAGAATTCGTCTGTAAGAGTTATTTGTACGATCTATGCAAATTTGCATGTCTAACTCCGGATACTCTTCGtatctttcaataataaCATGTATGTTAAGCTGCGGAGTGCAGCATTACCCCGCTAGGAATCTTGCTTTTACTCGGTCTGTGAAGTCATTGGTAGACAAGTGGATTGTACCTGGATACAACTAGTAAATACTCCGATGGGAGTTTTTTGACCTATAAAAGCTGGTGTTTCTCCAGAAAATTTTCTTCACGCAccattctcaatctctcgCAATTGAAGATGTCGACAAGAAGTATCTTCGGCGTTCTCGCTACCTTATTAGTTTCCAGAGTGGATGCTGTCAACAATGGCCTAGCTAGAACCCCGCAAATGGGATGGGACAATTGGAATGCCCTAGGTTGTGATGTGTCTGAGgagcttcttcttcaaacagccgatttgattgttgattatGGTCTTAAAGATCTAGGATATCAATATGTTATTCTCGATGATTGTTGGAGTAATGGGCGAAACGCTAGCGACAACAACACTCTTGTCGCCGATGCAGATAAATTTCCGCAAGGAATGAAGGCTGTAGCAGATGCAATCCATGATCTTGGTTTGAAGTTTGGTATGTACTCAGACGCTGGCGAGTACACCTGTGGCGGATACGCAGGAAGTCTAGGATATGAAACTGTCGATGCGAATTATTTTGCTTCGGTGGGAATTGATTATCTGAAATATGATAATTGTTACAACACTGGACAGGCAGGAACACAATATTTGAGTTCCCAAAGGTAAGAAATATCACAAATCCGGGGATACAACTGTATCGGAGACTAGGAATTTTAGGTGTTTCTAAGAAATCAGGCTGATTATGTTCCAGATATCAGGTGATGGCGAAAGCACTCAATGCTACTGGGCGGCCTATTGTCTACTCCCTTTGCAATTGGGGAGAAGACTCTCCATGGAATTGGGGTTCAACTACAGCAAATAGTTGGAGAATATCCGGCGATGTGTATGATTCATGGGACAGAGCAGACGCAAGATGTCCATGCGATGGCCCTGATGCATTCAACTGCGTATTACCCGGCTTTCATGTAAGCTCTTCTACCCAGACACTTCAAGCAACCAACTAATGAAGAATACATAGTGCTCAATTGTCAATATTATGAACAAAGCTTCTTTCATCGTATCAAAGGCCCAACCAGGTGCCTGGAACGATCTAGATATGTTAGAGGTTGGCAATGGAGGAATGACTGACTCGGAATATGTAGCACACTTCAGCATGTGTAAGTCTCTTAAATTCATTTCTGAGTCAAGAAATACAAAATGCTAATAACAAAAAGGGGCCGTCGTAAAAAGCCCCCTCATTCTCGGCAACGACTTACGCGAAATCCAACCTGCCGATCTAGCGATCCTCTCCAACCCAGCAGTTATCGCCGTGAACCAAGATCCACTAGGCAGCAGTGCCGCTCGTCGCTGGATGTACTCTACTGATGCTACTGATGAAAACGGCGTTGCCACAATCCAAATGTGGTCCGGTTCTCTCcaatccaccaccaacaGTACGACCAGTGACTTtgtcctcctcctcatcaatgGTGGCAATGAAACTCTTACCATGAATGCAACATTGGCCGACATCTTCATCGATTACGGCACCGGAGGCACAGCCAAACAAGTCTCCATGGAATGGGAGTTACGTGATCTCTGGGCAAATCGCATGGATGATGCTACTGCTAAAGCAATTATTGACGCTAGTACAGCGACTGGAAATGCGACAACGGGATATAATGCTACGACAGTTGGCGCTGGGAGGTACAATGCTACGGAAATGAGTTATGCGGATGGGTTGGCAGCCGGGAGAAGTGAGTTGTTGGGGAATTTGACAGGCACGGTTAAACCTAGTGGAACAGTGGTTGCTGATGTGGAGGCGCATGGGGTAAAGATGTTTAGAATGAGACCGGTGGAAACTGGTTTGAGGAAGAGGGATGAATTGTAGTTGTTAAAAGTTACATATAATCACTTAATAATAGAAGAATTGCACGCAAATCGTACATGTCTGAACTTGGAGAATCGAATGTCTGTGAATGTTCGGTGTGATATCTATATATGTTTCTAGGTGTATCACGACGCCCATGATCTAATTTCACCGCGTCTTCAGCAGTACCTCTTTCAATGTGTCGGGCCAAATGTAAGACATGGAGTCTCTTTTACAAAGCACCGCCCACAACCCCCACAATCCACATCGCAATCCTAACATGCAGCCCCACTCTCCTCTCACTACTCTGGAACTCCTTCATCCCCACCTCGCTTGCCCACTCTCCTAGGCCATCTCTTTCCTGTCTCAGTCTTTCTTGCAACTCCGGATCTCGGGTTACGATCATGACACCTGTTTCGAGATCTAATGTATAGGATCGTTTGGTATAGTTACTACTACCCAGCACTGTGATTGCCGGCTTGGGAGTCTCGGTTGGGGATGAAGGGGATGACTGGGTGGGGAATGATACCCAAAGTCCCTTAGCGTGATACGTCCAACCTTCAGGCTCATTGACAGTTCctcttttccattctcgtagagtgatggatggagagggtCCTTGAATCTTCTGAGCTGCGACGAGGAATTTGCGGAGTAGCAAGGTGTAGGCTGCGGGGAGCATGCCTGAGACTCCAGGGGAATTGTAGAAACCGTTCGCGTGAGGGGAAGCGGTTAGGACTGTGTTATTTTTAGATGTTGTGTGGAGGAGCAGAGACGTAAGAGTTGGCGACGGGTTGAAGTAGCCGGCTGTGAAAGTCCAAGATGAAGGGGTGGTGggagaattgagaaaggtAAGGAGACGGGTGAGCAGGGGAAGTTCGGTGGATGTGTCGGAAGTTGACGGGAACAATGGTGTGAACTGGGAGATGGGATATATCGTTGTGTTAGCTTGAGGATTGCGGGATGTCGAATTCGATGTTGTTGAAGCTTGAATCAAGGGTGTGAGAATGGATGATGCATGAGAGATGTATTTTTGGGAGTCTGCCAGAGGGGAAGGGCAGGAATTTGAGGAAGGCCATTCAAGCGTGTATCCAGCAGGTAATTGAGGATCTGGTGATACCAAGAAGCTCAAACTTGAGACTGCATTCTGGATGTTGTAGAAATACTGCGTGACTTCTTTAGAGGAAAACACATGATATCTATCTTGTCGATTTGTGAAATAGTCACTGGATAGATTTGCTCTTTTCGGGTCCTATTAGTATTCAAACCTACTCAAAGCTGTGCTTAACGACATACCCggatataataatttcatcATCCACTCCATATAATTTCATGTGCTGCAAACCCCATCCTTCATTAATTCGTTTGGGAATATACTTTTTCCTCAAACCATTCAAATTCGGGGTATGGTACATACGGATCTCGACTCTATCTGCACCAAACTCTGACACCAGCGGGGCAAGAAGTGAAGCACATGACGCACTGGGAGACTCTCTTGTTCCTCTCAAGGCATCAGTGAGAATACTAAGTTTCAAATCTGGGTTTGCACGCAGAGCTTGCTGAAGTGTGGATATCTACACATAGTTATTATTCATGTATGCTATTAAATTGGGAGAATATCTGTATGTACTAATTCATGTTCTGTTTTTCCTATATACAAAGTCGATAAGAAAACTCGTGTCTCTGCTGCCAGTATTTTGCTCTATATCCGTCCATCAGCATCTGTCCCATCCGCCAATGGCCAATTGCTGTCTATGCCAACCTTCAACGTCTCGTAAAACTCTGACGGCGTTCGTAAAATTTGTATCTGCGAAGCATCCACCTCAAATTTTGGAGCTAGCTTATCACATTCATCTGTAAAAGCGCCTAGTATGGAAGCTGGAGAGGGTGCTGTGGGCGTGGTAGTAGTAGAGCTTGTAGATGTCGAATGTGCTCGCTGTTTCATTCGTTGTAATGGTGGTTGAAAGGAGGGAACCTTTCGAATTCGAGAACAGCGTGTAATAGTCCTAACGATCATGTCTTTCTGTATGTTTCGGAATACCTCTGTGAATCCTCGATTTGCgatgttgaagatttgaaatttcgaGAAGCCGATAGGATAGTGATAGCGTTTGATATCGCTAGTGCAAAAGCGGCGGGCCGAATGGGCGACGACTTCATGaacctcaatcttctttgaatattatcATTAAGTCAACCCATTGCAACGTCAACAAGATGTCTACAATTCTGCGGACTTTGCGCAATCTGCGCAGAGTAGGTGTCAAGGTATGAAGGCCCTCAATATGCGCCTACCAGATTGCTGATCAAAATACAGGATGCTCTTCATCAAATGCACGTAAGTACACTTATAGCGAGCCCACCACAAAGCGAACACCGATgctgatggatggattttgaaatatagTATCAAGGTACTCAATGCTCGAAACGATAGCTGAGAGATTAAAGCTCATGGGAAACAGGTGATACCAAGGCCGGAACCTTCATCGCAAAGGATCGATATGGCAACAAGTATTTTGAGAACCTAGAGGATGAACTACCACGTACGAACCTGCCATAATATGAGATCTACCAGCCCAAATATGCTTACACCAACATACAGTACGCACAAGATGGGTAGACTACAAGGACGACGAATTCAGCCCGTAAGGAACATCTCGCGCCCCTCACCGAATTGTCTTCTTTTAACACGCTCTCCATAGATGTCAAATCGAGCCCGGATGGCACGCATGGATCTCATACATGGTAGATAAGCCACCGACCGAAGATCTTCTCTTGCAGCAAAAACAACCTTGGCAGTTACCAGATCATAGACCAACTTTCACTATGAGCCGTGCTGCTTTCAAGACATATTCTACGTGAGTGCTTGTGTACAAATTATTAGCCAAGTAAGTGCGTTTGAGCTGATGTTTCCCCTTAGTGTCAAACCGAAGATTACTGCGTGGACCCCTGAGACTGTTGAAAGAGCGTGAGATGGAAATATGGTCTGGAATGTACATATGCGAACGAGAGAATGAGATTAGCATTGCATGTGCCCCTTTCTCAGATTGCTTGCAGAAATTTAAGTGAGAATTGAGGTGGAAGTTTTAAACAGCCTGATTCTGGCACGATGGTCATCTCGAGGATCGATTGGAGCAGCACGAGAAGACATGGATAACTGTTTTACTTATGCACAAGGTAAGgttcaaattgaattctttatgGTGGTTTTTTGTTATGCAAGCTTGGGTATTTCTATCATCTCGCTATGCTGCTTTCCTTGGAGTGCGTTTTTACTGTTATGCGTCCTCCTTCACCTTTCTTCTATGTACAATCAAAACATGTTCCTCTGAGAAATTACAAGTTTTCAGTTCAACTATTGTTGAACTTGTtgttttcattatttatgTCCTATAGTCTCCATTAATTGTGACATATTCATGACTGTATGATGTTAGTTTTTGTCTTGTCAGCGTGGGCGTTGGGCTCATACCTGAAATCACAAGTCCAGTACACTGCCTCCTCCTTTCCACCACCAAGCTTAATCAAGatttcaagatcttcatgTTCCAAGATTTCAGCAGCGCGAGCCTCATCCACTGATTCTGGCTCTCCGTTCACCAGAAGTTTAAGTTCTGGTGAGCCATCTGAGGGAATGAATGAGACACTAGTCTTCTCGGGGATGATTTCTGGAACCTCGTTTATGGGCTGGCCTGGTTCCGAGATTTGGGAATAGCCAGTAGCACATAGAATGCGGCCCCAGTTTGCATCTTTACCATACAATGCAGTCTTTACTAAGGGAGATCTTGCGATCGTGCTAGCAATTTTGCGTGCTCCAATTTCTGACGGGGCCTCTGTTACACGGATAGTGACAAACTTAGTGGCACCTTCACCATCACGAACGACAAGCTTGGCAAGATCAGTAGCGAACTCAGTCAAAACTTTCTGGAATGCAGCATGATCTTCGGAAGATTCAGAGGTGACCTCCTTTCCTCCAGCTGCTCCGTTTGCCAAGACAGCAACCGTGTCATTCGTAGAAGTGTCACCATCAATAGAGATGCTGTTGAATGACTTGTTAACGGCTTTTGTGAGTAGGGATGGCAGTAATGTAGGTGCGATAGGTGCATCCGTTGCGATCATTCCTAACAAAGTAGCCATATTTGGATGTATCATTCCGGCACCCTTTGTCATGCCAGCCATCCTGTATTCCACTTCTGGGGAGGATGGCAAGGAGAATGTTCGGGATAAGAGTTTTGGAAATGTGTCGGTAGTACAGATCGCGGTTGCAGTCGCCAACCAATGCTCGTGAGAGCTTCCTAGACCATCAAATGCGGTAGGTATTTTGAGTAATATTTTCTGGATCGGCAGTCTGAATCAAAAGGTTTAGTCAAGGTTTAAGTGAAGTTAGAATTCCAAACGAGGTAGAAGCAGGTCTTCGAACCTTTGACCAATTACACCAGTGCTCATCACTATTGAACTCCCACCTTTACCATCACTGGGTGTATCAAAACATCTATCAGCTTCAGCACCCATCTTCTCAGCGTCTTCCATTCCACCCTTTCCGGTCACAGCATTTGCACATCCTGAATTGATAATGACTGAACGGATTCCAGTGTTACTCCTTCTTTGTAGCATCTTCCTGCTCACAGTGACTGGAGCCGCCTGGAACTTGTTCTTTGTAAACACAGCTGCAGCCGCACATGGTGTCTCCGAGGCGAGGAAAGCAAGATCTGGTGTAGATTTGTTGGTTGGCTTAACTCCTACATGAGTTCCGGAAACTAAGAATCCTTTGGGGTATGTGCCACTTGTGGGAATGTATTTTAGCTTTGCGGCCGGTATCGTGCTCTCGGGGGGTGCAGAGTAGTATCGGATGCTGCTAATTGCGGGGTGATAGGAAGCTGATGGTCTGATCAATCGAGCTACTGGGAGCTTCGTGCATGCGTTGAGAGCCATTGTGTAAAGATGATGATCTGCAAACTATCTTGCGAGGGCGACAATAACTCGATTGACTCAAGAGAAGATCGATTGGCCTACCTAGCACTTTATTTCAATACTAAAAGCACTCTCTCAACAGATAAGGAATTGACTCACCAGAAATTTTGAGCCTTGTGCGATACAAAGATCGGACCACGGAGGTTATGCTGCAAAGAGATTAGCGCCGCTATATGACGACAAGGTTGTTAGTCATAGTTGATAGGCTGGCCATTCAGCCTTGCCTGCCTCGCCTCATGCGTTTAtcatttaaatatatatttgacGGCAAGAAAGGAAAGCGTGATTAGAACGACATATAAATTTTCTAACATACTTAAACTGGACAAAACTCATAATGTCTGCATAGGCTAAGCTGTGGCCTCGGCCGCACGCATCTGTTGTTTTTTGAATCTCAACGACGAattcagatattgaaatatataaatcagtACCATATCAAACAAGCGCCATAACCCAGTTTCCATCATGCCTCCAGCAAA encodes the following:
- the Bcpgs1 gene encoding Bcpgs1; protein product: MIVRTITRCSRIRKVPSFQPPLQRMKQRAHSTSTSSTTTTPTAPSPASILGAFTDECDKLAPKFEVDASQIQILRTPSEFYETLKSKILAAETRVFLSTLYIGKTEHELISTLQQALRANPDLKLSILTDALRGTRESPSASCASLLAPLVSEFGADRVEIRMYHTPNLNGLRKKYIPKRINEGWGLQHMKLYGVDDEIIISGANLSSDYFTNRQDRYHVFSSKEVTQYFYNIQNAVSSLSFLVSPDPQLPAGYTLEWPSSNSCPSPLADSQKYISHASSILTPLIQASTTSNSTSRNPQANTTIYPISQFTPLFPSTSDTSTELPLLTRLLTFLNSPTTPSSWTFTAGYFNPSPTLTSLLLHTTSKNNTVLTASPHANGFYNSPGVSGMLPAAYTLLLRKFLVAAQKIQGPSPSITLREWKRGTVNEPEGWTYHAKGLWVSFPTQSSPSSPTETPKPAITVLGSSNYTKRSYTLDLETGVMIVTRDPELQERLRQERDGLGEWASEVGMKEFQSSERRVGLHVRIAMWIVGVVGGAL